One window of the Oncorhynchus mykiss isolate Arlee chromosome 5, USDA_OmykA_1.1, whole genome shotgun sequence genome contains the following:
- the nudcd3 gene encoding nudC domain-containing protein 3, with translation MASPMEMTELYDNALLGILQHVGNIQNFLQVYFGFLYRKTDFYRLLSTPNDRMGFPPGVAEKMVLKSFRLFEHVAEQDRERQQRELQQRQEARMVPPAVQELELQATEQPEEPRGETTEPDAQRESSDSASGEPSAASCTTSSSQASSSQAPDSIPQPHCSSVAQQSSHGDHAAACSASTDGQVVQQASPDSYNGAVRDTYSWSQDYTDVEVRVHVPKTVVKGRQVCVNMQPGSVRVCLKEEAGETVLMEGELTHKINTENSLWSLEPGCCVVLSLSKSGEVWWSAVLKGEKEIDVNQINRERSMATVDEEEHAVLDRLTFDYHQKLQGKPQSHEMKVHDMLKKGWDAEGSPFKGQQFDPSMFDIPSSAVQM, from the exons ATGGCGTCGCCCATGGAAATGACAGAGTTGTACGACAACGCTTTGCTTGGAATCTTGCAGCATGTTGGAAACATCCAGAATTTCCTTCAGGTCTACTTCGGCTTCCTGTACCGCAAGACAGACTTTTACCGTCTGCTGTCAACCCCCAACGACCGTATGGGCTTCCCTCCAGGGGTGGCCGAGAAAATGGTCCTAAAG TCCTTCCGTCTGTTTGAGCATGTGGctgagcaggacagagagaggcaaCAGAGGGAGCTGCAGCAGAGACAGGAGGCCAGGATGGTGCCCCCCGCGGTGCAGGAGCTGGAGTTGCAGGCCACTGAGCAGCCAGAGGAGCCGAGGGGGGAGACGACAGAGCCTGATGCCCAGAGAGAGAGCTCTGACTCAGCTTCTGGAGAGCCCAGTGCAGCCTCGTGCACTACCTCCTCCAGCCAAGCCTCTTCCAGCCAAGCTCCAGACTCTATTCCACAGCCCCATTGCAGCAGTGTGGCCCAGCAGTCATCACATGGAGACCATGCAGCAGCCTGTTCAGCATCTACAGA tggtcaGGTGGTGCAACAGGCCAGTCCAGATAGTTACAATGGGGCGGTGAGGGACACCTACAGCTGGTCTCAGGATTACACCGATGTTGAGGTCCGGGTCCACGTTCCCAAGACCGtcgtcaagggcagacag gtgtgtgtgaacatgcagccgggcagtgtgcgtgtgtgtttgaaagaggaggcaggagagacgGTCCTGATGGAAGGAGAGCTCACACATAAGATCAACACTGAGAACTCACTATGGAGCCTGGAGCCTGGATGTTGTGTGGtg TTGTCTCTCAGTAAGAGTGGGGAGGTCTGGTGGAGTGCTGTGTTGAAAGGGGAGAAGGAGATTGATGTGAACCAGATCAACAGAGAGCGCTCCATGGCCACGGTGGATGAGGAGGAGCATGCCGTGCTGGACAGACTCACCTTCGACTACCACCAGAAACTACAGGGCAAGCCCCAGAGCCACGAGATg AAGGTGCATGACATGCTGAAGAAGGGGTGGGATGCTGAGGGCTCTCCCTTTAAAGGACAACAGTTTGATCCCTCCATGTTCGACATCCCCTCCAGCGCCGTACAGATGTGA